The following proteins are co-located in the Vigna angularis cultivar LongXiaoDou No.4 chromosome 2, ASM1680809v1, whole genome shotgun sequence genome:
- the LOC108328200 gene encoding uncharacterized protein LOC108328200 translates to MTRGNQRDRDRERAQSRTGAKGKTKADGLTPEQRRERDAKALQEKAAKKAAQEAGGNNAGGSKK, encoded by the exons ATGACT CGCGGTAACCAGAGGGACCGTGATCGTGAAAGGGCTCAGTCTAGAACCGGTGCTAAAGGCAAGACGAAAGCTGATGGGTTGACCCCTGAACAGCGCAGGGAAAG AGATGCAAAGGCGCTGCAGGAGAAGGCGGCAAAGAAAGCAGCACAGGAAGCAGGAGGCAATAATGCAGGTGGAAGCAAAAAATAG
- the LOC108329652 gene encoding F-box/FBD/LRR-repeat protein At5g56420 produces MVESSESPLKRRPPHAGDDRISQLPDVLLLQILSLLPTKQAVVTGILAKRWRPLWPAVSVLDLDDESSPESRLGPAGFAEFVYSVLLLHDAPAIQRFRLRCANPNSSARDIATWLCHVARRRVESVELSLSLSRYVALPRRLFNCDTVSAMKLNGVFFNALASFSVRLPLLRALHVGDRVLFGCHDYVVKLLAGCPALEDLVLESTYNDACGGVVCAEGNFELSLKHLTRAKIGFSWKERCLKSMLLIFQALSHVRCLSLSPCTVACLKHASAIDIPVFDKLTQLEISFGSYSWDLLANLLQRSHKLEVLIINKEPQKYGKGQESRWSHPLLVPECLLHLKTFCLREYQGLETELDFVGYIMQNARVLETMTIYLSSSLSSEEKLQIRRHLSILQRNFETCQIVFN; encoded by the exons ATGGTGGAATCCTCCGAATCACCGTTGAAGCGACGGCCGCCACATGCCGGTGATGACAGAATTAGTCAGCTTCCGGACGTGCTGCTTCTCCAAATCCTCTCTCTTCTTCCAACCAAACAGGCAGTGGTCACTGGCATTCTCGCGAAGCGGTGGCGGCCACTGTGGCCGGCCGTGTCGGTCCTCGACCTCGACGACGAGTCCTCTCCGGAGTCCCGCCTCGGTCCCGCGGGCTTCGCGGAGTTTGTGTACTCGGTGCTTCTACTGCACGACGCGCCGGCAATCCAGCGGTTCCGGCTCCGTTGTGCGAATCCGAACTCCTCCGCGCGCGACATCGCGACGTGGCTGTGTCATGTGGCGCGGCGGAGGGTGGAGAGCGTGGAGCTCTCGCTTTCGCTGTCGCGCTACGTGGCGCTCCCGCGGCGCCTCTTCAACTGCGACACTGTTTCAGCCATGAAGCTCAACGGCGTGTTCTTCAACGCGCTCGCCTCGTTCTCCGTGCGCTTGCCTCTGCTGAGGGCTTTGCACGTGGGGGATAGGGTTCTGTTCGGGTGCCACGATTACGTGGTGAAGCTTCTTGCTGGGTGCCCCGCGCTGGAGGACTTGGTGCTGGAATCCACTTACAACGATGCTTGCGGAGGCGTCGTTTGTGCCGAGGGCAATTTCGAGCTTAGTTTGAAACACTTGACGCGTGCGAAAATTGGGTTTTCGTGGAAGGAGAGGTGCCTGAAGTCCATGCTTCTCATTTTCCAAGCGCTTTCTCACGTTAGGTGCCTCTCGCTTTCTCCCTGTACAGTTGCG TGTTTGAAGCACGCTTCTGCCATTGATATTCCGGTGTTTGACAAATTAACCCAGCTCGAAATTTCATTTGGAAGCTATTCATGGGATTTGTTAGCAAACTTGCTTCAACGTTCCCACAAGCTGGAAGTTCTTATCATCAACAAG GAACCACAAAAATATGGGAAGGGACAAGAGTCAAGGTGGAGCCATCCACTCCTCGTTCCTGAATGCCTTTTACATCTCAAAACGTTTTGCCTCAGAGAATATCAAGGATTGGAAACCGAGCTGGATTTTGTAGGGTATATTATGCAAAATGCTAGAGTGTTAGAGACAATGACTATCTACTTATCAAGCTCCTTAAGTTCCGAGGAAAAACTCCAAATCCGCAGGCATTTATCTATACTTCAAAGGAACTTTGAAACCTGTCAAATTGTATTCAATTGA